CTGTGAGTGTATACAGTTATATGTACAGGCCATGAATTGCTGATTACCTTCACTCCTGAAAATTGCATGTTATTTTCCCAGAAAGATGGGATTTGGAGATTGTTTTGGTCAAGTATTTGGGATTGAGCACAATGGTGATCACCTTTACAATGGGAGATGGGAGACTAGTAATTCATGGCATGAAGTGGCATCATGGTCAAGCTATCACCTCCGGTTCATTGTAATAAAAGACCAATGGAGCACATTCACTGGAAGCTCAAGTGGCTGCTGGGCCTGACCCTATGGATGTAATAATGACAATAAAGACTGTGGTATGGGTTGGATATTCCTGAGTCTGTGTAAGGGGGAAAATGATAAGCTGAGGTCCTTTAACTCCCACTTTATGGTTGGAGAATCAGACAGCTTTCATGTCAGCCTCCAAAGTATCTCTTTATGATGTTGCTAAGAATGAAACACAAAATTTAATTGTGTAAATTGCTAAGTTACAACAGTTGAATTCAGTCTTGGCAAGTTTTTAATGTGAAAGTTAATTGGGAAAGAATGGAATCCTAAAACTTGGATTATGGACATTTTGTTATCTACAGGTGTAACTAACAATCCTGAATTCCCAAGTCATTCTGCGCTATCTGCTATTGTCTGAATGTCCGTGTCCCCCCAAAATgtatatgctgaaatcctaatccccaatatgATGGTAATAAGAGGTGCATTTTGGGGGAGGTtattagatcatgagggcagagccctcataatTGGGATTATTGTACACGTataagagaccccagagagctagctagtcCTCTTTACCACGTGAAAATAGAGCAAGAAGCCTCTGTCTCTGAACCAGAAAACACATTCTGAAAATACAGTGAATCTTCCAGTGCTTTCATCTTGGATTTCCAGGTTCTAGAACtggaataattaaatttatattgtttatgagctacccagtttatggtatttttgttacacagcagtgcaaatgaaataaaataaacatttaccagTAGAAATAGTATGCCCTTCCTTAGCTGGAAAATATGTGATATCCTTTGAGAGGAtgtattaaaagcaaaatttcattCTCCTTAGGACCTAACACAATCATCCATTGTTGATATGAAGCACATAACTAAAGTCAAATTCTCAGTGTTCTAGTGGACTGGGTTTACACTATGATCTAAGAAGAAATAACTTATACCTCCAAATAATTTCAAGACTGTGCTAATATATATTCACGGACACCTAAAGAACACTTCTGTAAACTGATTCTCAATATGGTATACTAAAAAGGGGAAACTATAACACTACATGGGGATAAATTAGTAGAGATGGGTGCATTATGGTCTTACCTTGAGCATTGCCCAGTATGGCCAGAGGTCATTTACTAGAGTGACTATGTATTAGCGGAAAGGAAATATCCACACCTTTGAAGGATTACTAAACACTGGCTCTGAAATATGCTAATTTCTTGTGGCCTAAAATGACATTGTGGTTGACCAGTCAAAATAGAGACTCACAGTGGTCCCTTGATATATGGAATTATAACTTAAGTCTGACTTACGGTGAGACCTGTTCATATGCAGAACCACCATGTTCCTATTTCCATAGTTCCTGAATGTATACTTGGGATAAACATATTTGATGTAAATCATACTGTTAGAATCCTGAACTTGACAAGTTAACCTATGGGGTAAGGCCTATTATAGTGGGAAGGATGAAATTGAAGCCCCTGGAACTTCACTTCTCTGCCAAGATAGTAAACCAGAAGCAATACTGTATCCTTGGGAGATCTGCACAGATTAATGCCACTATTAGGACATGAAAAAGACAATGTAGTAATAACTATGGCATCCCAATTTAATCAATTTAGACTGCATAAAATTCAGATGCATATTAGAGTATGACTGTGAACTATCATCAGCTTAATCAAAGGGTGAATCCAATTACAGCTACTGTCTCAGATATTCTATCTTTGTGGCAGccaattattaattttaacaacttCTACTACTTGATGTATAGCCATtaacttgttttatattttctctgtaatgATTTGTAACTACCACtaaaagcagttttattttgtCAGGGCCAACAATATATGTTCACAGTGTTGCCTCAGGGCTACACAAATTTTACTGCTTTTTGCCACAATATCTTCTGCTGAAATATTGATTTTCTTGTTATGGCTACAAATCATCACACCAGTCCACTATATTGATGACCTTATGCTGATTGGTTCTATTTAGCAGAAAATAGCAAGGACTTTAATGTTTTAATGAGGCATATTAAAATAACCCACAAAATTGGAAGAACTAACTATCTCACTGAAGTTCATAGTGGTCTAAAACATATTGAGATATTGCCTCCAAAGTGGAAAACAAGTTGATTCATCTACTAGGATCTCCACAAAAGAAGAGGCAATGTGCTTGAATTTTGGCTTTTTTGATTGTTTTAGCAACATAGACCACATTTCACTGTTTTGCTTGGACCTATCACCTGTAAGGCTGTCTCTTTTGAGTGGAGatcaaagaaaggaaagtctCTGCCACAAGGTCAGGGTGGAGAAAAACTGCTCTACCACTTCAGTGGCTAATGTTTTTGCTGACAGTCAAAAACTGGGAAGGAAGAAGATAAGATTATTGGCGACAAGGAAATTTGATAAAGAATTATGTGGATGAACTTCTCATAATAGGCATGGTCTGTGAGATGCCTGTGCTCCATATGAGTGAAAGGGCATCAGTCACAGAGGAGACCCTTATTCCCCACTGAATGAAATTATGTGCTGCATAAATGTCAGTCAGCTTCTTTCCATGCACACCCCAGTCTTGGTCAATAATCCATTGAAGAAAGTGGCCATAGTGGAATTGATGAAGGCTATGTCTGAGCTTAACATCCTGGACTTTCTCTGCTATCAAATTTACCTAGATAGTGCTATTACTGAATGCTTAATCTGCAAAAGGCAGAGACAAACACTAAGtcctttatttaatattattaccCTGAGGACTGGACTGCTACCATTGGGCCTACTCCATCAAGGAGGTAGACAGATATTTGCCCTCACTGGAATGGATACATATTctggatatggatttgcctttCTTTATCTTAATGTTTCTGCTAGCGCCATCGTTGTGGGCTCGCTATGATGGCATTCTATGGAGAATTGAAATAAATCAAGGAAATCGTTTCACAGTGAAGGAAATGCGGCAATGGGCTAATGGTCATGGAACCAACTTGTTTTACCATGTGTCTTATCACCTAGAAGAAGTTGACCTAATTgaaaggtgcagacccggggaggtgggggggggatggaggtatgactacatgatgagtgccaggcacactgtctggagaatgagaacggacgtgcttgggactctgacttggggggatgggcaggacatggacaatgtatatgacctgaacttatgtacccccatgatgagctgaaataaaaaaaaaaaaaaaaaaagaaaggtgtaaTGGCTTGTTAAGAATTCAACTGCATCACCAATTGGGAATGAATCCTCTGAGAAGGTAGCATTCTGTCTTACAGGATACATTTTATGCTTGTAGAATTCTGTCTCCCCCGCAGCCAGAAGGCACAAGTCTGGGAATCCTGCAGCGGAAGTGGTGTGGCTCCTCTGATCATTACACCTAACAACCCACTTGCAGAATATGTGCTTCTTGTCCTAGAAACTTTGACATTGTTGGTTTGAAGATTTCATTCCATAAGAGGGGGATGCTTCCACTAGAGAATACAGCTCTTGTTGCCCTGAACTGGAAATGAAGCTGATAATCCAACCATTTGCTGGTCCTCATGCCTCTGAACCAGTAATCAAAAAGAGGGGTCAGTCTACAGAGTGGAATGATTAATTCTGATTACCAAGGAGAAAATCTGGTTGCTACTAAAGTAGAAGAAAACCCAGGAGATTCTCTGGGGTACTTCTTAGTATCTTCATGtctaataatataataatagtatatgTAAAACCACCGATACCAAAAAAAGCAGAACGACTGAAGACTTAGAACCTTTGAGATGAAGGTTTAGATCACCTTACCTGGTAAAGAATGGATTGTGGCTGAGGTGCTAACTGAAgtaaaaaatatggaatcaaaatTGAAGGAAGAAGCCATTGATATTAACTATGAACTCAAGACCAGTTATATAAATGAGGACTGGTagctttttgtattttctctatGCTTGTTAAATTCACATTCTCTGTCTTcccacttaaaaaattataaaagcatcaTTGAAAGTTAATTTTACAGCTTAGTCTTTAGGTAACTGTGTATGTGCAGTGAGACCATGACTAAATTTGATGAATAATTAATGTAGCCCACAATGCATAGAATGATTGTGGGACTATGTGTCATTTTATTCTGGGAAAGAGTGAGAACTTCTTTACTTGCAAGGaatataaatgcattttgctATACAGATATATATAATTATTCCAATGTTATAAATGAGTTCAAACGTGTAGAAAAATGCATATTGAAGGTGAGTGTCCAAAGCAGTAGATTGTCAATTATCAATTTATTGCCCTTAAGCTCCAGATGGATCCTTTAATATAAGCTCTATGATAAACAATGAAATTTCTTTGagcatttgtcttttaaagtgaACATGATATTAAGATTTCTCAGTACCTGGTCCTAGAGGGACACTGCTGGAAGAAGATACTTCCTGCAATCTCTGGAGAAGATCAGGAGGAGAGAGATTTGGGTGTGAGAATTTATAGTAGATCTTTCCCCTGGCAAGTACCTAGAACACCATCTACTTCAGCCTTGACATAACATTTCTGCAGCTTTTAACATAGAAACAGAGCCCTCTGTGACATTCAGGAGGCTACCTGTGGCCTGAAGGTCACATGTTGAGCAATATTTCTTTCTGCAAGTTCACTACTTCCATCCTAGGTTAGTTCCTGCTCTCTGAATGCCCTCTGCCAACACTAGAACCTGGACTTGACTGTTTGCCCAGGTCACTAGGTGATGCTTACCTGTTCCCTGGCCTGCACTCTGGAAAGTTGCTTATTGTTTTCCCAGCCTCACTATCCAAGATCTTTCCTGGCTAAGGCAGCAAACCTCACTGATGAACGTATCTTTCTCTAGTGCACTGTGCACCCCTTCCAACTTTGTCTTTCCTTGGGCACTCTCATGTCAAGAAATTTCTAGTAGTACAGAGAGTTTCCTTATATATTATAgttacattttattatagttaAACATTCTCTGTGTTAAATATCTCCTTTTGTAAGTTCCTGTGTAGTTCCTACTTCCTGGTTGGACCCAAACTGCTATAGAAACTTTCTAATGCTATCTCTGAGGAACCATGGTGAGGCCAATAATATCAGTAAGATTTTAGAATGAGAGTGTTATCCAAGTACCCAAAAATAATGGAtactctgtgtgtgcatgtgtgtgcagtgGAAGGTTGTAAGTAGGAGCCTGAAATACAACTAATATGATGATAAAAATGATATAGAGTTGATACAAAGTTAATGTGTGAATTCAGTTAATGACTTAGTATCATACTTAAGTTTCTTAAAATAGACCGATGTTGAAGTTTTACCCTATTATATATTTTGCTTAATTATTTTGTTGGTCTAATCGATGTGAATATAAATAGCTATATTAAATGGTcacttatatatgtatacaaaatcaaaaactgaaagaaaaaaaatattaggcaTCATTATGATTAGGATATAAGCCCCACTGTTTGTAAATAATCTTGAACTTTCACCTATTAAGTTGCATGGATAATCAACAGTTCTGACGGAAGGTGGAGTTTGGTGGGTAGGATAACATTAACATCAGAGGCTGGAAATGTAAGGGAAAATAGACTGAGTACATTTCTCGATGATACCAAGAGAAAGTTTCCTGAACACAAAGAGATGCAGCCTCTAGATTTAAAAACAGATTCTGATGGGTCAGTAACAATCTGTGCTATCTTTATCGAACACCAAAGAAACAGGTatattaaggaagaaagaataaacagcAAGGAGAGGTTACTCTTCACAGTAGTCAGAGTAGTGGtaattattttcacaaataataatttattgaacaATTTTTATTGTTCTCAGTGgttttaaaaacaccaaaaaatatACCATATAATCCATGACCACAACAGATTTATAATCCATTTTtgacataaacaaaacaaaatgatacaaGAAGATCTTAAATTATTAGTAATATTGAGTTCAAAGAAGAGGTGAGTTCATGTGGGAAATTGTAAAATACCACCCTGTAGAATAGTATTGTCTTGCATGCTGTGAGTTGGACAGATTGGGAACAAAGACAGGAGCCTGGTTTCTGTTTCTCATGGCCAGTATAAATTTAAATAGTGTCTAGGTgcactttccttatctgtaattgctgttaatttgaaaacttaatattatgtataagtttaaaaattaataactttgggAACATACCTCTTTAATATTAATGCAAGAGAAGAAAGCAATcatggctatttttttctctctctctctctctctctctttttttatttcagctcttcatgagggtgcaaaagctcaggttatatacattgtcgaagtcccgcccatccccctgagtcagagactcaagcctgtccattctccagacagtgcgcctggcactcaccatgtagtcatacctctatcctctcccccctccccccacctcatcAAGTCAGCAACTTCAAGcacgaccattccccagacggtgcacaacgcacgcatcctgtaggcatacactcatcccctcctcccaccccccatctcagtctgatatccaattggtattcTTCcgcgatgtgcatttaggtgatgatcagggaaaccaattttctggtgagtacatgtgatgctagtttttccattctttggatacttcacttaatagaatgggttccaactctctccaggagaaccaaagagatgtcctatcaccattatttcttatagctgagtaataactccatggtatacatataccacagtttacttatccattcgtggattgatgggcacttgggttgtttccacatctttgcaattgtgaattgtgctgctataaacattgggtacaggtgtctttgttatagaatggcttttgttcttctgggtagatgcccaataatgggattgctggatcgaatgataggtctatttgaatctgtttaaggtatctccataatgctttccacaggggttgcactagtttgcagtcccactcacagtgtatgagtgttcctgtctctccgcatccacgccaacatgtgttgttttgggactttttgataaaggccattctcactggagttaagtggcatctcattgtggttttgatttgcatttccctgatgattagggatgttgagcatttttttatatgtttattagccattcttatatcttctttggaaaaatttctattcatgtcgtttgcccactttttgatagggttgtttgattttttcttgctgattttcctgggttctaaatagattcttgttatcagtcctttatctgatgtgtagtatgtgaaaattttttcccattctgtaggctgtctttttatttttgtgactgtttctttgtctgtgcagaagctttttaatttaatcaggttccattcatttaattttgttgttgctgtgattgccttaggggttttcttcataaattctttgcctagaccagtgtctgtaagagtctttcctacattttcttctagaattctaatcttttcccatttaaggtttaaatctgttatccaccatgatttgatttttgtgagaggtgaaagctgtgggtcatgtttcagtcttctacatgtggctatccagttttcccagcaccatttattgaatagggattcttgtccccacagtatgtttttgtctattttatcaaagattagatagctatatgaggatggttttatatttggattttctgttctgttccactggtctgtgtgttGTTTGTCTGAATTGAActatttatatttcagtataaTCATAGATACATGGGTACacataaatctattttaaattaatctaAAATACATTATGATTAGAGGCAAATGTTACAAAATTTAATTTCCTAACTTGgccaagttattttaaataactataatcACATAGTTCTTCCCTGCTTAATTGTTAGAAAAATAACTAGggtaattgaatatttttcaatcTTTACTTACTTCAACCCAATGTATTACATAAACATTGTGTTATAAATGCTGATGTCCATATACATACAGacctaataataaaaatatttaatagctatTAGCATACTTTttcattcatgtgcaggtttacTATTCATTTCAAgttaaataacatgtattttatgCATGTAATAGGgtacaaataatattttcctaatttatgACTTTATTACTGTCAAAATATCTTTTCAGCCACTGAGTTACATACTGGATGTAATTCTCattacatgatttaaaaaagacTAGAAGTATATTTAGGATTTTATGTTCTTCCCTAAACCCTGATCCTATTCAAAAAGCAGAAATGCTAaagcaattttagaaaaatttgatCTTCTTGTGAATCAGTAATTCACATAAAATTTGTGCAACTGAAATTAAATGATTGTTGTTATAGGGAAAGTGACAGCAACTGAGTTATAAAAAACTTATTCTTTTGTAAGAAGACATTTCTCTtggaaaaaatgcagaaaaatttcCCTATATTCTGAATTTCAACATAAGTCCTATAATGATTAGTAAAACTTATAAGCATCAGTATCTAATTTATGGAAACTTACAAATTCTCCATCCACTGGGAATTTGAATAATGAATCAGTTTCCTCTCTGGATCAGTAAATAGATCTTAGGTGGGTTTTGACAACATGGAAGAGAGTTCGGATCTGGaattctgtaataaaatttaaatttttgtaatgGAAACAGATAAAGTTGCAATTTCAAAATGTCATCTGGGATGAAGTTCTAGCACTATTTTCCAAGAGCcagggaaaatagaaaatgtcacCATAAAATACTCACTAAATATATACAAGCTCAGTGCATCTACTCTTACTCAAGAATGTGTTTGAAGAGGTCTAATAATGTTGTGAGTTTTTACCTCGGGAAAAGAAGCTTTGTTTGCTACCTGGCCGTGTCACATAAAATTCctgataataaaaaattttaatgtcctTATTGAAATGCCTTATATTGTAGTCACAATGAAATtcaatataaacaataaatatttaaaataatttctgtgagGTAAATTATATGGATTTCCATATTATATGTtattacaaatatacatatacaatgaGTGCTATCTTCAGGACTAAATGGAAAAAAGAGGCACATTAGAAGGAAGAATTTAGCAAACAGAAAATCATGAAGATAATTAGGCAGCTCACTCTCCAGACTTACCCTTCCTTAGCACCTTCATGAATGCTCTGGCCACTTCCTTGTTGCGGAGGCTATAGATGAGGGGGTTTAGCATGGGAGTGAGGATGGCATAGAAAACAGACACCATCTTGTCCTGGGTGGGTGAACGATCAGAAGTGGGCCTTATGTACATGAACAAGGCTGTTCCATAGTACATTCCCACCACCATGAGGTGGGAGGAACAGGTGGCAAAAGCTTTGAGCCGACCCTCCCCAGACTGCATGTGAATGACAGCCAGAATAACACAGGCATAGGAAGCAATTATTATTGCTACAGGGAAAACAATCATTACTATACAGCAGATGAAAAGAACCTCTTCAAATGTTGATGTGTCATTGCATGAAAGGATTAGTAGGGAAGGGAAGTCACAGAAGAAGTGGGCTATTTCCCGAGACCCACAATAGGAGAAGGAAAATGTGGCTACAGCATCAATGATACCATCTGTAGAGCCCAGGAGCCACGACGAGGCAGCCAGAAGTCCACAGATTTTGGAGCTCATGAGACTGGTATATCTTAGAGGGTGACAAATGGCAATATAGCGGTCATAAGCCATGACAGCCAGCAGGAAGCATTCAGAGCCAAGCAGTGATGTATAGAAGAAAATTTGTGTGGCACAGCCAGCTACAGAAATGGACTTGCTCCCAGACAAGTAGTTGAAGGCCATGATGGTGCAAATGAGGGTGAGGTCCATGAGGGACAGTTGGCTGAGGAggaagtacatgggggtgtggaggTGGGGGTCCAGGTAGATGAGGAGAACCATGACTGAGTTCCCCATCAGGGCCACTGCAAAGATGATCAAGACAAGGGTGAAGAGAAAGGTGTGGGTGGGGCTGTGATTGAAGATTCCCAGAAGGATGAAGTCAGAGTTGAAGGTCTGGTTCCCCCACACCATCATGAACAAGCTTTTTTATGTAGCTAGTACCACTAAAAGTGAAAATGGTTCATTAATTTGGTAAACATTTACCCAGTGACTTATAAAGCATGTGATCTTGGTAAATTCTATAGGTCAATGATCAAATAGCAGGAGCAGGATTAGAAAAGAAAACGATTAAGAAGTAgagtattagaaataaataatgtgcTGTTGGCActacctcattttttaaattgtgaatctTGTCCtaaattttgtttctatgaataCTTTTTCTCAATAAGAAAttagaataacaataatattgtATGATTgataaaagtttttataaaaagaatatgtttCAAAAAGCACATAGACAATGCCTGAAATATCAGAACTCTTTTACAGATAAATTGATAGAGAAATTCAGCTCCAATCGACATGTGGCCAGCACAATAATAGAAATcaagaataagaaacaaaacacaaaacaaaactgtatGTTTATTACTGGACAGTTTAGAGTATTTGGTTTACAATTTATAGTAAATATCCTACACAGtacaaagagaaacagagagaagattTTTCAATTATACAAATCTAAAACCTGGGCCATTTTTTCTATAGCCCAATGCTATGGGCTATAGAAAAGATATTTAGCATTTGAACTTGTGTGGAAATGCAGCCATAAAAACCTATaacatttccagaagaaaatgttggaaaaactcttatagacattggcctaggggaagaatttatgaataagaccccaaagacaatcacggcatcaacaaaaataattaaatgggacttgatcaaattaaaacgcttctgcacagccaagaaaactgtcattagagcaaagagaaaacctacagaatgggaaaaaatatttgcatgttacacatctgataaagggctgataattagaatcctatagaactcaggaaaaccagtaagaaaaatgaaacatccccatgaaaaagtgggcaaaagacatgaacagacacttcTCAAAATAAGACACACTAATGgtcaaaaaaaatattaaaaaaatactcaacatctctaatcatcagggaaatgcaaaccaaaatcacaatgagatatcacctaccTCTAGGGAGAATggccttttatcaaaaagtcccaaaacaacaaatgttggcatggatgcagagataTAGAAGCACTCGTACCCtaatggtgggactgcaaactggtacaacctctatggaaagtactatggagaaacctgaaagaactaaaagtagaactaccatttgatccagcgatcccattactggtcatctacccaaaggaaaacaagactttccataaaaaagacatctgtactagaatgtttagagcagcacaattcacaattccaaatatgtggaaacaacccaagtgcccatcaatacacgagtggattaacagaatgtggtatatgtataccatggagcactactcagtcATAGAAAATGATGAggtacctattgtattatcctggatggagctggagcccatcattctaagtgaagtatcacaagaatggaaaaacaagcaccacatatactcaccattaaattggtactaattgatcaacattaatgtgcacatatgggaaataacattcatagggtctcaggcaggtgggaaaggggaggaggagatgggtaaatccacacctaatggatgtggtgcatACTctttgggggatgggcatgcttgtcaggtggtacaaaggcaatttatataaccaaagcattGGTATCCCTGTAATacttttaagtaataaaaaataaaattaaaaagaaaaattctgccttaaatatataaaaagaaatattagttaAGATGAGTTCATATTGGGCCTctaatatgactgatgtccttatgaCAAAGATGACCATATGAAGACAGAGACACCTCGAGAATGCTCTGTGATAATGGTGGGAGGGAGTGGAGTGATGCACCTCCAAACCAAGGGATGCCGGTGACCGTTGgtaaccaccagaagctagagagaaaaatagaagagattCTCCCTCTTAGCATCTTCAGATGTAACCTACCCTGCTAAAATCTTGACTTctgacttctggcttccagaactgtgagagaataaatttttgttattttaagccaaacAGTTGGTGATACTCTGTTATGGCATTCTTGGGAAACTATAATAGTACACCCAATATCTCCTATATGGAATATgtatatacaaaagtaaaaattgataAAAGCGTGAGGTCTGCCTGTTCAAGCAATACTTATTGAGTTTTGTCTATGTTTTGGGCACTGGGGATAAAGCATTGATCaggaccaaaaaaagaaaagaaaagaaagcccctGTCCATACAGGTCATAGTGAGTGGGATCAAAGGGTGACAGACATATAAGGCAATTTATGTCATAGGAGGATGAATGCCATGGAGAAAAGTGAGTCAAAAAAGAGTGTCAGAATTGCATCTGAGTGCTCAACTTTAAATAGAGTAGTTAAGGAAAACCTCACTTATGTGATGGCATTTGGCAAAGCTTGGAGGAAGCGAGAAagagttatatatatatgaatcCCACAAAACGGAATGTAATAAATAGAACatgcatataaaaattagaaatgtacaTAAGGTTTTAGGAATACATAGAGTTTCCTAATTTAAAGTTGTATTCCTTGTTTGTTGTGGCATTTATGTGTTATTGTATGAGGCAACAAATGTATGAAGAAAGTCAATACATGAGGGGAGGTGATTCCAGGCGATAAGAAATGAGGTCACAAACAGAAAGACAAGCCTGGTGAATAGAATAATTAGACAGGAATGTACTTTTACTCATTTGTGCATGCATCACATTTTTATGAAGACactaaaaccacaaaaaaagCCGAGCAACCTCGGAGTGGCAAGAGGGTTGGAATAAATCTGAGGAGGAGATAAGATCTTGAATCAGCCTCATGAGtctgaatacaattttttaaatggggagatagtaaaattttaattatttacataaattgtGAATCATATTGTGGATAAGAAAGGGAAAAactcaaaagatttttaaattttaatttaagaatgATTGTAACCTGGGAATACTAATCTACAAAAAAGTGCCCCTGAAGGGCTGGGAATGTAAAGAAAGAACCTCATTATGTGAATCTCATGAGGTGAGTGTaacaatttctaaaagaaaaatcattttagttaATCAGCAATGAAGAGGGGAACAGGCCTAAATTCCCTCCATTGATGGTAGGGAGGTACATATATCAGACAAATGGTTATCAAAAAGACGGCTAGATCTGGTTATTGATAATTTAGATCCAGGTCCAGTCAATTCTCAAGCATCAGAAGTGAGTATCTCTGGGATCTCCTGGGACTTAGGTGTGGAGGTGATTCCCTACCACAGAGTACGCTTATGTTAGCTGTAAGAGGAGGTAGGCTTTAAGGTCAGCCagggaaaagacattttattgCCTCGATAATTTCTAGTATTTATACA
Above is a genomic segment from Lemur catta isolate mLemCat1 chromosome 13, mLemCat1.pri, whole genome shotgun sequence containing:
- the LOC123648965 gene encoding olfactory receptor 2M3, whose amino-acid sequence is MMVWGNQTFNSDFILLGIFNHSPTHTFLFTLVLIIFAVALMGNSVMVLLIYLDPHLHTPMYFLLSQLSLMDLTLICTIMAFNYLSGSKSISVAGCATQIFFYTSLLGSECFLLAVMAYDRYIAICHPLRYTSLMSSKICGLLAASSWLLGSTDGIIDAVATFSFSYCGSREIAHFFCDFPSLLILSCNDTSTFEEVLFICCIVMIVFPVAIIIASYACVILAVIHMQSGEGRLKAFATCSSHLMVVGMYYGTALFMYIRPTSDRSPTQDKMVSVFYAILTPMLNPLIYSLRNKEVARAFMKVLRKGKSGE